The Candidatus Liberibacter solanacearum CLso-ZC1 genomic interval GCTCCAAAGGCATCAGCTATTTCTAATTCTTTTTCTGCAGATTCTTTTGAATAAATACGGATTTTCTTGTTGATATCACCTCTTTGAGAAAGCTCAGGAATCATCTCAAGGGCTTGTTCTGCTGAACCAAAATAATTAATCATATCACGAAAAGTTGCGGGGCCAATATTATCGCTTCGAATAAGACGTAACCAAGAAATTTTTTGATCATCTGTTAAGTATACTCCTCTTTTTTGAGGATTGATTTTTGTCATTATTATTTTTTTAATACTTTCTTTGAATATTTTTTAAAAATAATTTCTGTTTCTGATCCAGAAATCAAACGTTTGATATTTTCTATATGTTTCCAAACAACTATTGTTGTCATGAATGTAAATATTATAGGTACATTGATTCCTGGATGTATGATCCAGAGCACGAGGGTAATGATCAATGTTGCAAAGAGTGATGCAATAGAAGAATAACGGGTTATTAAAGCAAAAAGTATCCAAATAATCGCAAAAAATATGACCATCTCTGGCTTTAACGCGATTAAGACACCAATGTATGTCGACACTCCTTTACCACCTTTGAATTTAAGATAAACAGGGAATATATGTCCTAAAAATGCCGCAAGCCCTGCCAATGCCCCAACGTTATCGTTAAATAACATCGAGACTACTATAATAGTAGCAGTTGCTTTAATTGAATCAAATAAGAGAGTTATGAAAGCAAGTTTTTTATTTCCGGTTCTGAGTACGTTGGTAGCGCCAATATTACCAGATCCTATGGATCGTATATCATTAAAACCGCATACGCGTGTCAACAATAATCCAAAAGGGATAGATCCAATCATATACCCTAAAATAATTGCGGTTATTTTTGCAAAAAATTCATAAGAGAAAAATGGTAAATTATCCATAAATTAATCAACTTTCTAGCTTATAGATGCACTCTCCTGATACATAAGTCTCTACAACTCGTCCTGTAAAATATTCTTTATCAAAAACAGTATTTCTATAAGATGACAACATATCATCTGACTTTACAATCCATTGATGATTTAAATCTATTAAAGCAATATCGGCTGCTACTCCAGCTCGCAATGTTCCGCCTGGGATATTAAATATTTGAGCAGGGCGTGTTGACATGGATTGGATGAGTTTTTTAAGTGATATTTGTTGTCCATGAAACAGACGCAACGCTGCTGACAACATTGTTTCTAATCCTATTGATCCGAAAGTTGCTTCGGCAAAAGGTAGAAGTTTTGTATCTATATGGTGAGGGGTATGGTCTGAGACAATAATATCTATATTACCACTTGCTAGAGATTCAAC includes:
- the plsY gene encoding glycerol-3-phosphate 1-O-acyltransferase PlsY: MDNLPFFSYEFFAKITAIILGYMIGSIPFGLLLTRVCGFNDIRSIGSGNIGATNVLRTGNKKLAFITLLFDSIKATATIIVVSMLFNDNVGALAGLAAFLGHIFPVYLKFKGGKGVSTYIGVLIALKPEMVIFFAIIWILFALITRYSSIASLFATLIITLVLWIIHPGINVPIIFTFMTTIVVWKHIENIKRLISGSETEIIFKKYSKKVLKK